A window of Cryptomeria japonica chromosome 3, Sugi_1.0, whole genome shotgun sequence contains these coding sequences:
- the LOC131035060 gene encoding octanoyltransferase LIP2p, chloroplastic produces MAANPTPSSSTSALIKSNGYYGSKSFEYGSVKHTLIRCSPSIYSWKWKAKLCGFVSSKQQVFAQATYKCDYYNLSTELIPYKDALSWQKCLVEAKQALLKEDEDVCSSLVVLQHPPVYTLGTRSSEKYLHFDLQHSPIDIFRTDRGGEVTYHGPGQLVMYPIMNLRHYKMDLHWYLRALEEVIIRALWSEFSLKGSRIDGLTGVWIGNQKVAAIGIHVSRWITYHGLAINVTTDLKPFSKIIPCGISDRAVGSLFEILNSSQDVAIPRLKGSSQKLDASTLLDLTLNSLLKEFSEVFQVDLIEKTALDVRSISEFANA; encoded by the exons GCTATTATGGTTCTAAGTCTTTTGAATATGGCTCAGTTAAACACACTCTGATAAGATGTTCACCATCTATCTATTCATGGAAGTGGAAAGCTAAACTTTGTGGATTTGTGAGCTCTAAACAGCAAGTTTTTGCACAAGCAACATACAA ATGTGATTACTATAATCTATCAACTGAACTAATTCCATATAAAGATGCTCTGTCCTGGCAAAAATGCTTGGTGGAAGCTAAGCAAGCCTTGTTGAAAGAAGATGAGGATGTATGTAGTTCTCTGGTGGTTCTTCAGCATCCTCCAGTCTATACTTTGGGCACTAGGAGCTCAGAGAAATATTTACACTTTGATTTGCAGCATTCTCCAATTGATATATTTCGGACCGATCGTGGTGGTGAAGTAACATATCATGGCCCTGGCCAG CTTGTGATGTATCCTATTATGAATTTGCGCCATTACAAAATGGATCTTCACTGGTATCTCAGAGCTCTAGAAGAAGTGATTATAAGAGCTCTGTGGTCTGAATTTTCTTTAAAGGGATCGCGTATTGATGGGCTTACTGGAGTTTGGATTG GAAATCAAAAAGTGGCAGCTATTGGTATCCATGTTTCTCGGTGGATAACATATCATGGTCTTGCAATTAATGTTACCACAGACCTTAAACCCTTTTCCAAAATCATTCCTTGTGGCATAAGTGATCGGGCAGTTGGCAGCTTATTTGAGATTTTAAATTCAAGTCAAGATGTAGCGATTCCAAGGCTAAAAGGCAGCAGCCAAAAATTAGATGCATCCACATTATTAGATTTGACTCTAAATTCATTGCTTAAAGAATTCTCAGAAGTTTTTCAGGTAGATCTAATTGAGAAAACAGCTCTTGATGTTAGGAGCATCTCGGAATTTGCAAATGCATGA